In one Clostridia bacterium genomic region, the following are encoded:
- a CDS encoding LysM peptidoglycan-binding domain-containing protein, with amino-acid sequence MKISSFYLSLPLLGAVIVTSGCETSQPKRSAAAPPKAANAPTITVPAAAQPPRIQENLSVRQDPVDALIARVEKEYLKGQANYRAGHLETAKDDFDRAFDMLLQGPVDVHSDERLEREFDKIVEAVNSLEMLALKEGDGFTEQKPEPAPIDEANEATFPVDPNIRAKAEEEVRTTKSDLPLVMNDHVASFISYFSNRGRGTLERALARSGRYREMISRVLSEEGVPQDLIYLAQAESGFHPLALSHAGARGMWQFMASRATGYGLARNWWVDERQDPEKATRAAARHLRDLYNQFGDWYLAMAAYNSGPGTVQRAVQRTGYADFWELYRRDVLPGETRNYVPIIVAVTIMAKNPEQYGLDHITPDSAPTFDKVTISYPVDLRLVAECVDTSVSLLQELNPSLLRLTTPKDQSFDLRLPAGTVDKFQGAIGAIPAEMRVWWRYHKVRPSETLSQIAQKYKTTSKAIAEVNSLEEDDELKRDAKLIIPVAPGRRAASGEETESQAFSRKATRYKVRKGDTVMSVADDFGVPVERLRKWNRLKGNQLRAGRTLSIYKPVAAPEGAGTQVASRSKTKQGSKALVSKKSKPVVDLDDGENDPLPAKSKKVKASVTSAKTSKAQARKVQHKVKAGETLTSIANEYNVSIASLKRDNKKVATNLRAGDVLVINRK; translated from the coding sequence ATGAAGATTTCAAGCTTTTACCTTTCGCTACCCTTGTTGGGCGCTGTGATTGTTACCAGCGGTTGCGAAACGAGCCAACCGAAGCGTTCTGCGGCGGCACCTCCTAAGGCTGCCAACGCGCCGACCATCACAGTACCCGCCGCCGCGCAACCACCGAGAATTCAGGAAAACCTCAGTGTCCGCCAGGACCCGGTCGATGCGCTGATCGCCCGCGTTGAGAAGGAGTACCTGAAGGGGCAGGCGAACTATCGGGCCGGGCACCTCGAGACCGCGAAAGATGACTTCGACCGCGCTTTCGACATGCTGCTGCAAGGTCCCGTGGACGTTCATTCGGACGAACGCCTTGAGCGCGAGTTCGACAAAATCGTTGAGGCCGTGAACAGTCTGGAAATGCTGGCGCTGAAAGAAGGTGACGGCTTCACGGAACAGAAGCCGGAACCCGCTCCGATCGACGAAGCGAACGAAGCCACGTTTCCGGTCGATCCGAATATCCGTGCAAAAGCTGAAGAAGAAGTGCGCACGACGAAGTCTGACCTTCCGCTGGTGATGAACGATCATGTTGCCAGCTTCATCAGCTACTTCTCCAATCGAGGCCGCGGAACCCTGGAACGCGCATTGGCACGCTCGGGCCGATACCGGGAGATGATTTCGCGGGTGCTGAGCGAAGAGGGCGTTCCGCAGGACTTGATTTACCTGGCGCAGGCGGAATCCGGCTTCCATCCGTTGGCGCTTTCGCACGCTGGCGCTCGCGGAATGTGGCAGTTCATGGCGAGCCGCGCTACCGGCTACGGACTGGCGCGCAACTGGTGGGTGGATGAACGCCAGGACCCCGAGAAAGCGACACGGGCGGCTGCGCGTCACCTGAGGGATCTCTACAACCAGTTCGGCGATTGGTACCTGGCGATGGCGGCGTATAACTCCGGTCCGGGTACGGTGCAGCGTGCGGTACAACGCACTGGCTATGCCGATTTCTGGGAACTGTACCGGCGCGATGTGTTGCCGGGTGAAACCAGGAACTACGTGCCGATCATTGTCGCCGTAACCATTATGGCGAAAAACCCCGAGCAGTACGGGCTTGACCACATCACGCCCGATTCTGCGCCGACGTTTGACAAGGTCACCATCAGTTACCCGGTCGACCTGCGCCTGGTCGCCGAGTGCGTGGATACCTCGGTAAGTTTGTTGCAGGAATTAAATCCGAGCCTGCTGCGGTTGACCACTCCCAAGGACCAGAGCTTCGACCTGCGATTACCAGCCGGCACGGTGGATAAGTTCCAGGGGGCGATTGGCGCCATTCCGGCGGAGATGCGGGTGTGGTGGCGCTACCACAAGGTTCGTCCGAGTGAGACGCTGAGCCAAATCGCGCAAAAGTATAAAACCACCAGTAAGGCAATCGCCGAGGTCAACAGCCTCGAAGAAGATGACGAGCTGAAGAGAGACGCCAAGCTAATTATTCCGGTTGCGCCAGGGCGGCGGGCGGCGAGCGGCGAAGAGACGGAGAGCCAGGCTTTCTCACGCAAGGCGACCCGTTACAAAGTGCGCAAGGGCGATACGGTGATGTCTGTGGCCGACGACTTTGGCGTGCCAGTGGAGCGTTTGCGGAAGTGGAACCGCCTCAAGGGGAATCAACTGCGTGCAGGACGGACACTGTCGATCTATAAGCCAGTCGCCGCGCCAGAAGGAGCCGGGACACAGGTCGCAAGTCGTTCCAAGACGAAGCAGGGGAGCAAGGCGCTTGTTTCGAAGAAGAGTAAGCCCGTAGTGGATCTCGATGACGGGGAGAATGACCCGTTGCCTGCTAAGTCTAAGAAAGTAAAGGCCTCTGTGACCTCGGCCAAGACTTCCAAAGCCCAGGCACGCAAGGTGCAGCACAAGGTTAAGGCGGGAGAGACGCTTACGAGCATCGCGAATGAATACAACGTGAGCATCGCGAGCCTGAAGCGCGACAACAAGAAAGTCGCCACGAATCTCCGTGCCGGCGATGTGCTTGTGATCAACCGGAAATAG
- a CDS encoding aminotransferase class I/II-fold pyridoxal phosphate-dependent enzyme yields MKNKTTRHADSTACIHAGEERHGRKAPLTTEIVQTSVFTLPNVAELRRYAEGKSDAYLYSRYGNPTITAAEEKIAALEGGEACVVTASGMAAEMVMALGVCQAGDEIVSMLDIYGGTIKLFDNVLTRCGMKTVFVPYQELKHLDRFVTKRTRMLFLEAPTNPTLRCVDIAALAKMAHQHNICVAVDNTFATPILQKPLDLGADLVVHSATKYLGGHSDLTAGAVVGARKWIDPIRTMMIQSGGCLDPGAGYLLIRGLKTLEIRVERACRNAARIAEYLQKHRKVERVMYPGLPGCEGHEIASRQMRDYGMMLSFDIRGGGRAAEKFIDSLELWYLATSLGGVESTVSYPVLSSHSGLDKRQLELLDVSAATVRLSVGIEDVADLIADLARALG; encoded by the coding sequence ATGAAAAACAAAACGACCCGCCACGCTGATTCCACTGCCTGCATCCATGCCGGCGAAGAGCGCCATGGGCGCAAGGCGCCGTTGACCACGGAGATCGTGCAGACGTCGGTGTTCACCCTGCCGAACGTCGCCGAACTGCGTCGTTACGCGGAAGGAAAGTCCGACGCATATCTTTACTCGCGCTATGGCAATCCGACCATCACGGCGGCTGAGGAGAAGATCGCGGCCCTGGAGGGTGGCGAAGCCTGCGTCGTGACCGCGAGCGGCATGGCGGCGGAGATGGTGATGGCGCTCGGCGTGTGCCAGGCTGGTGACGAGATCGTCAGTATGCTCGACATCTACGGCGGCACGATCAAGCTGTTTGACAATGTGTTGACACGCTGCGGCATGAAAACCGTGTTTGTGCCTTACCAGGAATTGAAGCACCTCGACCGATTCGTCACCAAGCGCACCCGGATGTTGTTTCTGGAAGCGCCTACGAACCCAACTTTGCGCTGCGTAGATATCGCTGCGCTGGCCAAAATGGCGCACCAGCACAATATCTGCGTCGCCGTGGACAACACGTTCGCGACACCGATTTTGCAGAAGCCGCTCGATCTAGGCGCCGATCTCGTCGTGCATTCGGCGACCAAGTACTTGGGCGGCCACAGCGATTTGACTGCCGGTGCCGTGGTTGGGGCGCGTAAGTGGATCGACCCGATCCGCACCATGATGATCCAGTCCGGCGGTTGTCTCGATCCCGGTGCGGGATACCTGCTCATACGAGGGCTGAAGACATTGGAGATTCGGGTAGAGCGGGCCTGCCGGAACGCTGCGCGGATTGCCGAGTATCTACAGAAGCATCGTAAGGTGGAGCGCGTGATGTATCCGGGATTGCCAGGATGCGAAGGACACGAGATCGCTTCGCGGCAGATGCGCGACTACGGGATGATGCTGTCGTTTGATATACGAGGTGGCGGACGAGCGGCCGAAAAGTTCATCGATTCTCTCGAACTCTGGTACTTGGCAACGAGCCTCGGAGGTGTCGAATCCACCGTCTCGTATCCGGTGCTGTCATCGCACAGCGGGCTGGACAAGCGACAGCTTGAGCTGTTGGACGTGTCGGCAGCGACGGTGCGCTTGTCGGTGGGAATTGAGGATGTGGCGGACTTGATTGCCGACCTCGCGCGGGCTTTGGGATAA
- a CDS encoding protein kinase — protein sequence MHEPQKHPIFRELSGTIAGRFRVIKILGSGGMGQVYQAEDLTLKRLVAIKRMAFNGQLSDHDREALLREAQRASALNHPNIASIYDVVEDGGELLLVMECVDGMSLRQKTESGAITLDEFFDVGEQCAEALAAAHERSILHADVKPENIMLTPTGRVKILDFGVARKFTLVDEQQATSSLDTLAFSSSGTPAYMSPEILTQRPYDGRADIFSLGVVFYETLGGQQPFQADSIAGTLGRVLHENPPLVTELNANVGAQLSSLVGQMLAKDPDRRYPSAKSLVEDLRRIKAGGKPKVIFARDRSRSAGWAPRTAWIITAIAALIVVTGGLLWWRALNVSHSEKTGVAIEEQTSAAPKTLAVLPFDAVSNDPKMTAFGNGLVDSLTAKLTQLAENHPIQVVSADEIRKKGVLRLEEARQEFGAHLGLKVALQRSGDLVHVTYTVSDTKTAKVIKAENLDAPVTDPFSIENKITDGVASALRIQLTAEERRVFAFHGTSNADAYNYFTQAEGYLEDASNPSNADSAVILLTEALKADPKYGKAEAELGMAYWSKFETTKDKKFIAQARGACLKAVAAGNSGASGHECLGVLENGTGNYEKAAGQFKRALELEATNDGAYVGLGSAYERLQSPREAESTYQRLVKLRPTYWKGYNLLGGFYLRQGQFDQATQMFQKVLELTPESFRGYANLGATYLYQAKYQDAIKSFEQSLAIRPTAATYLNLGTAYYHSRQFGEAARIYKQSVLLNDKNYVAWGNLAEALYLAGRRDEARAAYLKAIDIAMQGLKVNPHDPQMLKDMADYSAMTGERAKALKYLEQALQYSKYDKETLFAAALIYNQLGETGPALEWLRKSMQAGYSVDTVKDSPSLGNLRNNPQFEELIKTR from the coding sequence CTTTCGGGTGATTAAGATTCTGGGCTCGGGCGGAATGGGGCAGGTCTACCAGGCGGAAGACCTGACGCTAAAGCGTCTCGTCGCGATCAAGCGCATGGCTTTCAACGGCCAACTCAGCGACCATGATCGCGAGGCACTCTTGCGCGAAGCGCAACGCGCATCGGCCTTGAACCATCCAAACATAGCTTCCATCTATGATGTGGTTGAAGACGGCGGCGAACTGCTCCTGGTGATGGAGTGTGTAGATGGAATGTCACTGAGGCAGAAGACCGAGAGCGGCGCCATCACGCTGGATGAGTTCTTCGACGTTGGCGAGCAATGTGCCGAGGCTCTTGCCGCAGCCCACGAAAGAAGCATCCTTCACGCGGACGTCAAACCCGAAAACATCATGTTGACGCCAACAGGACGAGTGAAAATCCTGGACTTCGGCGTCGCTCGAAAATTCACACTTGTAGATGAACAACAAGCAACGTCGAGCCTCGACACCCTGGCATTTTCTTCCAGCGGCACTCCTGCATACATGTCTCCCGAAATTCTGACGCAGCGCCCGTATGACGGACGAGCCGACATCTTTTCTCTCGGGGTGGTTTTTTACGAGACGCTTGGGGGGCAACAGCCGTTTCAGGCCGACAGCATTGCCGGTACGCTCGGACGCGTGTTGCACGAGAATCCGCCGCTTGTTACGGAACTGAATGCAAACGTCGGCGCGCAGCTTTCGAGTCTGGTGGGTCAAATGCTGGCCAAGGACCCGGATCGGCGCTATCCGTCGGCAAAGTCATTAGTGGAGGACCTTCGCCGCATTAAGGCGGGTGGAAAGCCGAAGGTCATTTTTGCGCGAGATCGCAGTCGATCCGCAGGGTGGGCACCGCGCACAGCATGGATCATCACTGCAATTGCAGCGCTTATAGTTGTGACGGGTGGTCTGCTGTGGTGGCGCGCTCTCAATGTGTCGCACTCCGAGAAGACGGGGGTGGCGATCGAAGAGCAGACGAGTGCTGCTCCGAAGACCCTGGCGGTGTTGCCTTTCGATGCAGTCAGCAACGATCCTAAGATGACGGCGTTTGGCAACGGACTCGTGGATTCGTTGACGGCGAAGCTGACACAGCTTGCTGAAAACCATCCAATCCAGGTGGTTTCGGCGGACGAAATTCGAAAGAAGGGCGTACTACGATTGGAAGAGGCAAGACAGGAATTTGGAGCGCACCTCGGGTTGAAGGTAGCTCTGCAACGTTCAGGCGATCTGGTCCATGTGACCTACACCGTGTCCGACACGAAGACGGCCAAGGTAATCAAAGCCGAGAACCTGGATGCCCCGGTGACCGACCCCTTCTCGATAGAAAACAAGATTACAGATGGAGTGGCTTCGGCGTTGCGGATCCAATTGACTGCTGAAGAGAGGCGGGTATTCGCGTTTCACGGCACAAGCAATGCCGATGCTTACAACTACTTCACGCAAGCTGAGGGATACCTGGAGGATGCGAGCAATCCGTCCAATGCCGACAGCGCAGTCATCCTGCTCACCGAGGCTCTGAAAGCAGACCCTAAGTACGGCAAGGCCGAGGCAGAACTAGGGATGGCGTACTGGTCCAAGTTTGAAACGACAAAAGACAAGAAGTTCATCGCACAGGCGCGCGGCGCATGTCTGAAAGCGGTAGCGGCAGGGAACTCGGGCGCTTCAGGCCATGAGTGTCTCGGCGTGCTCGAAAACGGGACCGGCAATTACGAGAAAGCTGCCGGACAATTCAAGCGTGCCCTGGAGTTGGAAGCGACGAATGACGGCGCGTATGTCGGACTCGGATCGGCCTACGAGCGCTTGCAAAGTCCACGTGAAGCTGAGAGCACCTACCAGAGATTAGTGAAGCTGCGCCCGACGTACTGGAAAGGCTACAACCTTCTTGGCGGCTTCTACCTCAGGCAAGGACAGTTCGATCAGGCCACGCAGATGTTTCAGAAGGTATTGGAGCTTACTCCTGAAAGCTTCAGGGGGTATGCGAATCTGGGTGCGACCTACCTGTATCAAGCAAAGTACCAGGACGCGATCAAGTCGTTCGAGCAGTCGCTGGCCATACGTCCCACGGCGGCGACTTACTTAAACCTTGGCACTGCGTATTACCACTCCCGCCAATTCGGCGAAGCCGCGAGGATTTATAAGCAGAGCGTGCTGCTGAATGACAAGAATTATGTGGCTTGGGGAAACCTTGCCGAAGCTCTCTATCTTGCGGGAAGGCGCGACGAAGCACGAGCGGCGTATCTGAAAGCTATCGATATCGCGATGCAGGGTCTGAAGGTCAATCCACACGATCCCCAGATGCTGAAAGACATGGCGGACTATAGCGCGATGACCGGAGAGCGGGCCAAAGCGCTCAAATATCTCGAACAAGCGCTGCAATACAGCAAATACGACAAGGAGACGCTGTTTGCGGCGGCGTTGATCTACAACCAGCTGGGCGAGACGGGGCCGGCACTGGAATGGTTGCGAAAATCAATGCAAGCGGGATACTCGGTAGATACGGTGAAGGACTCACCGTCGCTGGGTAATTTACGAAACAATCCGCAATTCGAAGAACTCATAAAGACGAGATAG